Proteins encoded within one genomic window of Synechococcus sp. PCC 7335:
- the mnmA gene encoding tRNA 2-thiouridine(34) synthase MnmA: MSKIVVGLSGGVDSSVAAATLHNQGHEVIGLTLWLMKGKGQCCSEGMTDAAKLCDHLGIAYNVVDSREVFEKYIVNYLVEGYSRGVTPLPCSQCNSTVKFGPMLDYAVNEMGADYIATGHYARITHNLETGRYELRRAVDRNKDQSYFLYDLSQTHLAASQFPLGDTTKSETRKIAASLGLHTAEKPESQDLCLVEQHGSMKTFLDKFLAPKPGDIVTTSGQVLGQHEGIHHYTIGQRRGLGIAAPNPLYVVSLDVGRNQVVVGERDSVTSHGCIVHRVNWVSIAPPTSPISVEVQIRYRSQAVQATVIPTCRVDGTDRVRIIFDEPQFGVTPGQAAVWYDSKGRVLGGGIIEPTCSDDTNFDAS, from the coding sequence ATGAGCAAAATTGTCGTCGGATTATCTGGCGGGGTAGATAGCTCCGTTGCCGCAGCCACTCTACATAATCAGGGTCATGAGGTCATAGGGCTCACCCTTTGGCTGATGAAAGGCAAAGGTCAATGCTGCTCAGAAGGAATGACTGACGCAGCTAAGCTTTGTGATCACCTTGGTATTGCCTACAACGTAGTTGACTCACGTGAGGTCTTTGAAAAGTACATCGTCAACTACCTAGTAGAAGGCTACTCTCGTGGGGTGACGCCTCTCCCCTGCTCGCAATGTAATAGCACAGTAAAGTTTGGCCCAATGCTGGACTACGCTGTGAACGAAATGGGCGCAGACTATATTGCCACTGGTCACTATGCTCGTATTACCCATAATTTGGAGACTGGCCGATACGAGCTGCGGCGAGCGGTCGATAGGAATAAAGATCAGTCCTATTTTCTCTACGACTTGAGTCAAACACACTTAGCCGCTAGCCAGTTTCCCCTAGGCGATACCACCAAGTCAGAAACTCGTAAAATCGCTGCTAGCCTAGGCCTACACACTGCTGAAAAGCCTGAGAGCCAGGATCTTTGCCTAGTTGAGCAGCATGGCTCTATGAAGACTTTTCTAGATAAGTTTCTAGCTCCGAAGCCAGGAGACATTGTCACCACAAGCGGACAGGTGCTGGGGCAGCATGAAGGAATTCATCATTACACGATTGGTCAGCGTAGGGGACTAGGCATTGCCGCGCCTAATCCCTTATATGTTGTTAGCTTGGACGTAGGCCGCAATCAGGTGGTTGTCGGTGAGCGCGATAGTGTGACCTCCCACGGATGTATAGTTCATCGGGTAAACTGGGTTTCAATCGCACCGCCTACTAGTCCGATTTCTGTAGAGGTACAGATCCGCTATCGATCGCAGGCAGTACAAGCAACCGTTATTCCTACTTGCCGCGTGGACGGAACCGATAGAGTCAGAATAATTTTTGATGAACCTCAGTTTGGAGTTACCCCAGGGCAAGCTGCTGTCTGGTACGACAGTAAGGGACGGGTACTTGGAGGAGGTATTATCGAGCCGACATGCTCTGATGATACAAACTTCGATGCCAGTTGA
- a CDS encoding polynucleotide kinase-phosphatase, translating to MKLTIPELSLVILIGASGAGKSTFARKHFAKTEILSSDHFRGVVSDDETDQSATKDAFDVLHYILAKRLKSGKLTVIDATNVQRGARRSLLKLAKEYHFFSEAIVFNLPATICHKRNQKRPDRQFGSHVVNNHTRALRRSLKGLKQEGFRYVYKLNSLEEINSVEIERQPLWNNRKHDHGPFDIIGDVHGCCDEVEQLLEKLGYREQAVSANPNSFWNFPTYTHPEGRKALFLGDLVDRGPRILDTLKLVRNMIAVGSGMCILGNHEHKLIQKLAGKNVKVTYGLAETLSEIESLEEERRDQDIEEIQSFLKSLISHYVLDDGKLVVAHAGLREELQGRGSGYVRSFALYGETTGETDEFGLPIRRNWATDYRGSAMVVHGHTPVATAEWLNNTIDIDTGCVYGLRLTALRYPEKELVDVEAARVYREPNRPIEALKADNDIGLNARAGSGLTTQQAHDTVLDIADVLGKRVIQTRLYKKITIREENAIAALEVMSRFAANPKWLIYLPPTMSPVATSKLPGLLEHPAEAFDYYRQQGVGTVMCEEKHMGSRVVVIVCRDQAVVKRRFAIDDEGIGICYTRTGRRFFDDSAIETGLINRIHQALNVAKFWETFSTDWVCLDCELMPWSAKAQGLLKQQYASVGAAAKQGLTAAVSALEQAATRSTDVSDLLSRYRQRAALAQQYVEAYRHYCWPVDTLDDFKLAPFHILATEGKVYANQTHEWHMQQIDRIAQADLGLLLSTRHQIVDLDSDASCTEGIRWWERLSAAGGEGMVIKPMDFVHRGSKGFTQPAVKCRGVEYLRIIYGPEYSLLENLSRLKNRGLNRKRSLALREFSLGIESLERFISRAPLREVHACVFGILALESEPVDPRL from the coding sequence ATGAAGCTTACAATCCCAGAACTCTCTCTTGTTATTTTGATTGGCGCGTCGGGGGCGGGCAAATCGACCTTTGCTCGTAAGCATTTTGCCAAGACAGAGATTTTGTCATCTGATCACTTTCGCGGAGTGGTTTCTGATGATGAGACTGACCAGTCTGCAACAAAAGATGCTTTTGATGTCCTTCACTACATCCTTGCAAAGCGACTAAAGTCAGGTAAGCTAACGGTGATTGATGCAACTAACGTGCAAAGAGGGGCACGGCGCTCTTTGCTAAAGCTAGCAAAGGAATATCATTTCTTTTCAGAGGCAATTGTCTTCAATCTTCCAGCTACTATCTGCCACAAGCGTAATCAGAAGCGCCCTGATCGGCAATTCGGTTCGCACGTTGTCAACAACCACACAAGGGCTTTAAGGCGATCGCTCAAAGGTCTAAAGCAAGAAGGTTTTCGCTATGTCTACAAACTCAATTCTTTAGAGGAGATCAATTCAGTTGAGATTGAAAGGCAGCCACTTTGGAACAATCGCAAACACGACCATGGGCCCTTCGATATTATTGGCGATGTGCATGGTTGCTGCGATGAAGTCGAACAGCTACTTGAGAAACTAGGCTATCGAGAGCAGGCAGTGAGCGCTAACCCAAACTCTTTTTGGAACTTCCCAACCTATACCCATCCAGAAGGCAGAAAAGCTTTGTTTCTAGGAGACTTAGTTGACCGCGGGCCGCGTATCTTAGACACGTTGAAGCTAGTACGCAATATGATTGCAGTGGGCTCGGGCATGTGCATCTTAGGCAACCATGAGCACAAGCTGATCCAAAAGCTGGCGGGCAAGAACGTGAAGGTAACTTACGGACTAGCGGAGACTTTATCTGAGATTGAATCTTTAGAAGAAGAAAGACGCGATCAGGATATTGAGGAAATCCAATCATTCCTCAAGTCTCTCATTAGCCACTATGTCTTAGATGATGGGAAATTAGTGGTTGCTCATGCTGGATTGCGAGAAGAATTGCAGGGTCGTGGTTCTGGCTATGTACGCAGCTTTGCTTTGTACGGAGAGACTACCGGCGAAACAGATGAATTCGGTTTGCCGATTCGTCGCAACTGGGCAACAGACTATCGGGGCAGCGCCATGGTTGTTCATGGACATACGCCTGTTGCTACTGCCGAGTGGCTGAACAATACGATCGATATCGACACAGGGTGTGTCTACGGCTTACGGCTCACGGCTTTGCGCTACCCTGAAAAAGAGCTAGTCGACGTAGAAGCAGCCAGGGTTTATCGCGAACCCAACCGGCCAATAGAAGCGCTGAAGGCAGACAATGACATTGGACTAAATGCTAGGGCTGGTAGCGGACTGACTACTCAGCAGGCCCATGATACAGTACTCGATATTGCTGATGTCTTGGGCAAGCGTGTTATCCAAACTCGGCTATATAAGAAGATTACGATTCGAGAAGAGAATGCGATCGCGGCGCTAGAAGTGATGAGTCGATTCGCCGCCAATCCCAAATGGCTAATTTACTTACCGCCAACAATGTCTCCTGTTGCGACTTCTAAGCTGCCCGGTCTGCTAGAGCATCCCGCCGAAGCCTTTGATTATTATCGCCAGCAGGGCGTGGGCACTGTGATGTGTGAAGAAAAGCACATGGGCTCTAGAGTCGTTGTGATTGTCTGCCGCGATCAGGCTGTGGTCAAACGGCGGTTTGCAATCGATGATGAAGGCATAGGGATTTGTTACACCCGCACCGGACGGCGGTTCTTTGACGACTCGGCGATAGAGACAGGGTTAATCAACAGAATTCACCAAGCTCTGAATGTGGCAAAGTTTTGGGAGACCTTTTCGACCGATTGGGTTTGTCTTGACTGTGAGCTGATGCCTTGGTCTGCAAAAGCGCAGGGACTGTTAAAGCAACAATACGCTTCGGTAGGCGCTGCAGCAAAACAAGGACTAACTGCTGCTGTCAGCGCCTTGGAGCAAGCAGCCACACGGTCTACAGATGTATCGGACCTACTTTCTCGTTATCGCCAGAGAGCAGCGCTAGCGCAACAATATGTAGAGGCTTACCGTCACTACTGTTGGCCGGTAGATACGCTTGATGATTTCAAGCTAGCGCCTTTTCATATCCTAGCAACTGAAGGGAAAGTATATGCTAATCAAACTCACGAGTGGCATATGCAACAGATCGATAGAATTGCCCAAGCTGATTTGGGATTGCTGTTGTCAACTCGCCATCAGATAGTTGATTTAGACAGCGATGCTAGCTGTACAGAGGGTATTCGCTGGTGGGAGAGGCTGAGCGCTGCGGGTGGTGAAGGGATGGTCATCAAGCCCATGGACTTTGTTCATCGCGGCTCAAAAGGATTCACTCAGCCTGCGGTAAAATGCCGCGGGGTAGAGTACCTAAGAATTATCTACGGGCCTGAGTATTCTCTGCTAGAAAATCTAAGTCGACTAAAAAATCGAGGACTAAACCGCAAGCGATCGCTCGCACTACGTGAATTTTCACTCGGGATTGAATCATTGGAACGGTTTATCAGCAGAGCCCCTCTGCGAGAAGTTCACGCGTGTGTCTTTGGTATTCTGGCTCTAGAAAGCGAACCTGTCGATCCAAGACTCTAG
- a CDS encoding CD225/dispanin family protein, with protein MALSLKSVYQQQMAKLVYRQGVTHLRHQSYGKAVSAFTLAIEKGFAPSIQAQVMRGISQLQQGETEGAIADFEAVIGEALSYSKVSPQIDLSPPLEAPLNIPLAQAYHYRGQLRQLSDDTAGALADWSAAIAYWPRYPEPYYQRALVYLGQKKHAEALSDLDRAIAADPTFARAYLHRGNLRHHLGDIVGATADWELAICNDFTLEEAKQKLVNSQQAAYDGELSDLLAASFALRNLSIKVQHSGSQLSIHVYRAVGTGINYYTLPDLIREQIVPMQLAGVSHFHLIGHVEGVRRAEWNQTYDLYKGLPCPPSNWQAAFSALMLFPPFGVPAFIQAAQVKDLYRKGKYIEALSASKAVKGLCVAGSITLGFFTLLPLGYAAYDSMKENPTFQISKQLTESNKTPYQEIFED; from the coding sequence ATGGCACTATCACTTAAATCTGTATATCAACAGCAAATGGCAAAGCTGGTATACCGACAAGGGGTAACCCATCTACGGCATCAGTCCTATGGTAAAGCGGTATCGGCATTTACCCTTGCAATAGAGAAGGGATTCGCGCCGAGCATACAAGCTCAGGTGATGAGGGGAATTAGCCAGCTTCAGCAAGGTGAAACTGAAGGTGCGATCGCCGACTTTGAAGCAGTCATCGGTGAAGCACTTAGCTATTCTAAAGTATCGCCTCAGATAGACTTGTCCCCACCTTTAGAAGCTCCGTTAAATATTCCTTTGGCGCAGGCGTATCACTACAGAGGTCAACTGCGACAGCTATCGGACGATACGGCGGGCGCCCTAGCGGACTGGTCGGCGGCAATCGCCTACTGGCCTCGCTACCCAGAACCCTATTACCAAAGAGCGCTAGTTTATCTTGGACAGAAGAAACACGCAGAGGCGCTATCTGATCTAGACAGGGCGATTGCCGCCGACCCAACTTTTGCTAGAGCATACCTTCATAGAGGCAATTTACGTCATCACCTAGGCGATATAGTAGGTGCCACCGCCGACTGGGAACTGGCTATCTGCAACGATTTCACCTTAGAAGAAGCTAAGCAAAAGCTAGTCAATAGTCAGCAGGCTGCTTATGATGGCGAACTGAGCGATTTGCTAGCAGCCTCCTTTGCGCTCAGAAATTTATCTATCAAGGTTCAACACAGTGGCTCTCAGCTCAGCATTCATGTCTACCGAGCTGTTGGCACAGGTATCAACTATTACACGCTGCCCGATCTCATCCGTGAACAGATAGTACCTATGCAGCTTGCGGGAGTTAGCCATTTTCACTTGATTGGCCATGTGGAAGGGGTAAGACGCGCCGAGTGGAACCAAACATACGATCTATATAAGGGTCTACCTTGTCCTCCTAGCAACTGGCAAGCAGCGTTTTCAGCCCTGATGCTATTTCCACCTTTCGGGGTTCCTGCCTTTATTCAAGCTGCCCAGGTAAAAGACCTTTATAGAAAAGGTAAGTACATTGAAGCGCTAAGCGCTTCAAAAGCAGTCAAAGGCCTATGTGTAGCTGGAAGCATCACCTTAGGGTTCTTCACCCTGTTGCCCTTAGGGTATGCTGCCTATGATTCAATGAAAGAAAACCCTACCTTTCAAATTTCAAAGCAGCTAACAGAAAGTAATAAAACGCCTTATCAGGAAATCTTTGAGGACTAA
- the sat gene encoding sulfate adenylyltransferase yields the protein MKDGIAPHGGTLVNRLASAEQKEKFLSKADSLPRVTLDKRAASDLVMIAIGGFSPITGFMSQADYEPVVTDMRLASGLPWSVPVTLSVSEAIANPLEIGSLVRLDDENGRFIGVLELSEKYSYDKKKEAINVYRTDEDAHPGVKVVYDQGEINLAGDVWLLERDPHPLFPNYQIDPAESRKQFRERGWKTVVGFQTRNPIHRAHEYIQKCALETVDGLFLHPLVGATKSDDIPADVRMRCYEIMMENYFPQDRVILAINPSAMRYAGPREAIFHALIRKNYGCTHFIVGRDHAGVGDYYGTYDAQAIFDEFEPGELGITPMKFEHAFYCTRTTTMATTKTSPAKPEERIHLSGTKVRAMLREGKQPPPEFSRPEVAAELIKAMKA from the coding sequence ATGAAAGATGGTATTGCACCCCACGGTGGCACGCTAGTAAATCGGTTGGCCAGCGCTGAGCAGAAAGAAAAGTTCTTGAGCAAAGCAGACAGCTTACCTCGAGTGACTTTGGACAAGCGAGCAGCTTCTGATCTAGTCATGATTGCTATTGGTGGATTTAGTCCCATCACTGGCTTTATGTCACAAGCTGACTATGAGCCCGTTGTGACTGATATGCGCTTAGCCAGTGGCCTACCCTGGTCCGTGCCAGTGACGCTCTCTGTTAGTGAAGCGATCGCAAATCCTTTAGAAATCGGTTCGCTAGTTCGCCTAGACGACGAGAATGGCCGCTTTATTGGTGTTCTAGAACTTAGCGAAAAGTACAGCTACGATAAGAAGAAAGAAGCAATTAACGTCTATCGCACTGATGAAGACGCACACCCTGGCGTAAAAGTTGTCTATGACCAAGGTGAAATCAATCTAGCGGGTGACGTGTGGTTACTAGAGCGAGATCCCCATCCGCTTTTCCCTAACTATCAAATCGATCCAGCAGAATCTCGTAAGCAGTTCCGTGAGCGCGGCTGGAAGACAGTTGTAGGCTTCCAAACTCGCAATCCTATCCACAGAGCCCACGAGTATATTCAGAAGTGTGCCCTAGAAACGGTAGACGGCCTGTTTTTGCACCCACTAGTCGGCGCGACGAAAAGCGATGATATCCCCGCAGATGTGCGGATGCGTTGCTATGAGATCATGATGGAGAACTACTTCCCCCAAGATCGCGTCATCCTAGCAATCAACCCCTCGGCAATGCGCTATGCCGGGCCACGCGAAGCGATTTTTCACGCGCTGATCCGTAAGAATTACGGCTGTACTCACTTTATTGTGGGTCGCGACCATGCGGGTGTTGGTGACTACTATGGCACTTATGATGCTCAGGCTATTTTTGATGAGTTTGAGCCTGGTGAACTAGGCATTACACCTATGAAGTTCGAGCATGCTTTCTACTGCACTAGAACGACTACCATGGCCACTACCAAAACTAGCCCAGCGAAGCCAGAAGAGCGAATTCACCTCTCGGGTACCAAAGTGCGAGCAATGCTGCGCGAAGGCAAGCAGCCACCCCCAGAATTCTCTCGCCCTGAAGTTGCCGCAGAGCTAATCAAGGCAATGAAGGCTTAG
- a CDS encoding 3' terminal RNA ribose 2'-O-methyltransferase Hen1, whose protein sequence is MLLTLSTTHQPATDLGYLLHKHPNRVQTFALGFGKVHVFYPEVSAERCTAALLLDIDPVGLVRGKTTWQAGATGQYVNDRPYVASSFLSVAIAKVFSTALSGRCKDRPNLVDTPIPLTITLPVLPCRGGETFFRDLFEPLGYKLTAEPLALDENFPNWGDSRYLSVTLSHTVRLSDLLSHLYVLIPVMDEDKHYWFGDDEVDKLLRHGEGWLNNHPYKEQITQRYLKRIRKLAEVAIAQLMEGEDPDAEAELTAQKWQKLAAKKPVTLNQQRMAAVGAVLKSHNAKRVIDLGCGEGALLKVLWEDRFFERIMGVDVSFRALETAKKRLSIEQIPLHQRERLQLMQGALTYRDERLIGYDAAAVIEVIEHMDLSRLSTFEQVLFQFTQPPLVVITTPNIEFNVLFPTLEQGHFRHQDHRFEWTRKQFQAWAERVGKQFGYDVEFQSIGFESPEVGSPSQMGIFTRQESQESQEARR, encoded by the coding sequence ATGCTGCTGACACTTTCTACCACTCATCAACCGGCTACCGACTTAGGTTACTTATTACACAAACATCCCAATCGGGTTCAAACCTTTGCATTAGGATTCGGGAAAGTTCATGTTTTTTACCCGGAGGTGAGCGCTGAGCGCTGTACGGCAGCGCTTTTGCTAGACATTGATCCGGTCGGGCTAGTTAGAGGAAAGACCACTTGGCAGGCAGGAGCAACCGGTCAGTACGTGAATGATCGACCCTATGTGGCGTCCTCTTTTTTGAGTGTGGCGATCGCGAAGGTATTTTCTACTGCGCTATCTGGTCGCTGCAAAGATCGCCCCAATTTAGTTGACACACCCATTCCTTTGACCATCACGCTGCCAGTGCTGCCGTGTCGTGGCGGAGAGACTTTTTTCAGAGACCTTTTTGAGCCGCTAGGGTACAAGCTGACTGCCGAGCCGCTAGCGCTAGACGAGAACTTTCCTAACTGGGGAGATAGCCGCTATCTATCGGTCACGCTTAGCCACACAGTTCGCTTGTCCGATTTGCTCAGCCACCTCTACGTGCTGATTCCAGTGATGGACGAAGACAAACACTATTGGTTTGGGGACGATGAAGTCGATAAGCTACTGCGCCACGGTGAAGGCTGGCTAAACAACCACCCGTACAAAGAACAGATCACTCAGCGCTATCTCAAGAGAATACGTAAGCTAGCAGAAGTGGCGATCGCGCAGCTAATGGAAGGCGAAGATCCAGATGCTGAGGCCGAACTGACCGCTCAGAAATGGCAAAAGCTAGCGGCGAAGAAACCTGTGACCCTAAATCAGCAGCGGATGGCGGCGGTTGGTGCTGTTCTAAAATCTCACAATGCAAAGAGAGTGATTGATCTAGGCTGCGGTGAAGGTGCCCTGCTAAAGGTGCTGTGGGAAGACAGATTTTTTGAGCGAATAATGGGCGTCGATGTTTCTTTTCGGGCGCTAGAAACCGCAAAAAAGCGGCTAAGTATCGAACAGATTCCTCTACATCAAAGAGAGAGACTTCAGCTAATGCAAGGCGCTTTGACCTATCGAGATGAGCGCCTGATCGGCTATGACGCGGCGGCGGTCATTGAAGTGATTGAGCACATGGACTTAAGTCGGCTTTCGACCTTTGAACAAGTGCTTTTTCAGTTTACTCAGCCGCCATTGGTCGTTATTACCACGCCTAACATCGAGTTTAATGTTCTATTTCCAACGCTAGAACAAGGACATTTTCGTCATCAAGATCATCGATTTGAATGGACACGAAAGCAGTTTCAAGCTTGGGCGGAGCGAGTGGGTAAACAATTTGGCTATGACGTGGAATTTCAGAGCATTGGCTTCGAGTCTCCAGAGGTAGGATCGCCTAGTCAAATGGGCATCTTCACCCGACAGGAAAGCCAAGAGAGCCAGGAGGCGCGCAGATGA
- a CDS encoding DUF2059 domain-containing protein: MKFSPPPTTAISAALSCLLAPFLSAAPSIASELDTGSRALAAIELAQTTDILETEVVEAEASSDQISVEMVTAIEELLEITDTGALTFQIVETTIDQFRQLMPDIPEEWWDRFIDKFDYEELNQLIVPIYARHFTLTEINAIIDFYRTPVGQAVIEKMPLVVQDSSLVGQRWGMGIAQEIIDELESEGYTPPSEAPFVL, encoded by the coding sequence ATGAAATTTTCCCCGCCTCCGACAACAGCAATTTCAGCGGCGCTGTCCTGTTTGCTAGCACCTTTTCTCTCAGCAGCACCTTCAATAGCATCAGAACTTGACACGGGCAGTAGGGCACTAGCAGCCATAGAGCTAGCTCAAACTACAGATATCCTAGAAACCGAAGTTGTCGAAGCAGAAGCATCCTCTGATCAGATCTCGGTAGAAATGGTGACAGCTATTGAGGAACTGCTGGAGATAACTGATACCGGAGCCCTCACTTTTCAGATCGTGGAGACTACGATCGATCAATTTAGACAGCTTATGCCTGATATTCCAGAGGAGTGGTGGGATCGGTTCATCGATAAATTTGACTACGAAGAACTCAATCAGCTAATTGTTCCTATCTATGCGCGGCATTTCACCTTGACCGAGATAAATGCCATCATCGACTTCTACCGCACCCCAGTCGGCCAAGCAGTCATTGAAAAAATGCCGCTGGTTGTGCAAGATAGCTCATTAGTCGGTCAGCGTTGGGGAATGGGCATCGCTCAAGAGATCATCGATGAGCTTGAATCAGAAGGCTATACGCCACCTTCTGAGGCTCCGTTTGTGCTGTAA